Proteins encoded together in one Pantoea sp. CCBC3-3-1 window:
- the fucO gene encoding lactaldehyde reductase, with protein MLHRMILNETSWFGAGSVSQIVNEVAQRGLQKALLVTDKTLIKAGVIEKVTSLLEQHNLPYVIYDEVVPNPTITVVKNGIAAFKAASADYLIAIGGGSPQDTAKAIGIIINNPEFADVRSLEGVANTRQPSVPIIAIPTTAGTAAEVTINYVITDEENRRKFVCVDPHDIPIVAIIDAEMMASMPPSLKAATGIDALTHAIEGLTTKAAWELTDALHLKAIQIISRSLRASVAGEARGVEDMALGQYIAGMGFSNVGLGLVHGMAHPLGAFYNVPHGVANAIILPHVMAWNAEFTGEKYRDIARAMGVKHICGMSLPDVREAAVQAVKQLSADVGIPERLRDVGMKEEDIAALAQAAFDDVCTGGNPREATLADIAELYRQLY; from the coding sequence ATGTTGCACAGAATGATACTGAACGAAACGTCCTGGTTTGGCGCGGGATCTGTCTCGCAAATCGTGAATGAAGTCGCCCAGCGAGGTTTGCAAAAAGCGTTGCTGGTCACGGACAAAACGCTGATCAAAGCGGGCGTGATTGAAAAAGTAACCTCGCTGCTGGAACAGCATAATCTGCCCTATGTGATTTATGACGAAGTGGTGCCTAATCCCACCATCACTGTCGTAAAAAACGGCATTGCCGCGTTTAAAGCCGCTTCGGCGGATTATCTGATTGCCATCGGCGGCGGATCGCCGCAGGACACGGCAAAAGCCATCGGCATTATTATTAATAACCCCGAATTTGCCGACGTACGCAGTCTGGAAGGCGTGGCGAATACGCGTCAGCCCAGCGTGCCGATTATTGCCATTCCTACCACGGCCGGTACGGCAGCCGAAGTTACCATTAACTATGTCATCACCGATGAGGAAAACCGCCGCAAATTCGTCTGCGTCGATCCGCACGACATTCCGATTGTGGCGATTATTGATGCCGAGATGATGGCCAGCATGCCGCCGTCGCTTAAAGCCGCCACCGGGATCGATGCGTTAACGCACGCAATTGAAGGTTTGACGACGAAAGCCGCATGGGAACTGACCGATGCGCTCCACCTGAAAGCTATCCAAATCATCAGCCGCTCGCTACGTGCTTCGGTGGCGGGTGAGGCTCGCGGCGTGGAAGATATGGCGCTCGGCCAGTACATTGCCGGCATGGGCTTCTCTAACGTCGGTCTTGGCCTCGTACACGGGATGGCCCATCCGCTGGGCGCGTTTTATAACGTGCCGCATGGTGTTGCCAACGCCATCATTCTGCCGCACGTGATGGCCTGGAACGCCGAATTTACCGGCGAGAAATACCGTGATATCGCCCGCGCGATGGGCGTGAAGCACATTTGTGGCATGAGCCTGCCTGACGTGCGTGAAGCGGCAGTACAGGCCGTGAAGCAGCTTTCCGCCGACGTCGGCATTCCCGAGCGCCTGCGTGATGTGGGGATGAAAGAGGAAGATATTGCCGCACTCGCTCAGGCCGCGTTTGATGATGTCTGCACCGGCGGCAACCCAAGAGAAGCCACGCTGGCCGACATTGCCGAACTCTATCGCCAACTGTACTAA
- a CDS encoding LLM class flavin-dependent oxidoreductase yields the protein MPSSTSVRQLRLGLFVQPLGHHVSGWRLTERLGSPTDIDWLIQIAKKAEAGLFDMFFVGDALATNVHRLPSTMARLEPLTLLSALAVSTRNIGLAATASTTFSDPFTLARSFSSLDHISRGRAAWNVVTSYSTDVARNFSREDMPGHADLYARAREFLAVTFRLWEGWQEGAVAPDAATGRYFVDEKIQPVNHKGDYYQVQGPLNISRSPQGRPVIIEAGSSNDGQALAAATAEVVFTASASLEEGQAFYRSQKQQATAAGRDPQHLLILPGVMPIVGRTREDAQATWKKLNTLVDIENGLRQLSARFGRDLSQLPLDGPVPDVPEGEGNQSRVRLLVDMAKRDNLTLRELAAVAAGSRGHRVIVGTAEEIADDFQQWLEQEGADGFNIMPAIMPEQLDLFIELVVPELQRRGLFRKEYEYTTLRGNLGLPDYQ from the coding sequence ATGCCTTCATCAACTTCTGTACGCCAGCTGCGGCTGGGGCTGTTTGTTCAGCCACTGGGACACCATGTCAGCGGCTGGCGTCTTACCGAACGGCTCGGTTCACCGACCGACATTGACTGGCTGATTCAGATTGCCAAAAAGGCCGAAGCGGGCCTGTTCGATATGTTCTTTGTCGGCGATGCGCTGGCCACCAACGTTCACCGCTTGCCCTCGACGATGGCCCGGCTGGAACCGCTGACCCTGCTGTCCGCGCTGGCGGTTTCTACCCGAAACATCGGTCTGGCCGCGACGGCATCTACTACCTTCAGCGATCCGTTCACGCTGGCACGCAGCTTCTCTTCTCTCGATCACATCAGCCGTGGGCGTGCGGCCTGGAACGTGGTGACATCATATTCCACTGACGTGGCGCGTAATTTCAGCCGTGAAGATATGCCGGGCCATGCCGATCTTTACGCCCGCGCCCGGGAATTTTTGGCAGTGACGTTCAGGCTGTGGGAAGGCTGGCAGGAAGGGGCTGTCGCGCCGGATGCCGCCACAGGCCGCTATTTTGTTGATGAGAAGATCCAGCCGGTTAACCACAAGGGCGACTACTACCAGGTGCAGGGACCGCTGAATATTTCGCGATCGCCGCAGGGACGACCGGTGATTATCGAAGCGGGATCGTCAAACGACGGTCAGGCGCTGGCCGCCGCCACGGCGGAAGTGGTTTTTACCGCCTCGGCCAGCCTTGAAGAGGGGCAGGCTTTTTATCGTTCGCAGAAACAGCAGGCAACCGCCGCCGGACGCGATCCTCAGCATCTGCTGATCCTGCCGGGCGTGATGCCAATTGTTGGCCGCACGCGTGAAGACGCTCAGGCCACCTGGAAAAAATTGAATACGCTGGTGGATATCGAAAACGGTTTGCGCCAGCTTTCCGCCCGCTTCGGCAGGGATCTCAGCCAGCTTCCTCTGGACGGCCCGGTGCCGGATGTGCCAGAGGGCGAAGGCAATCAGAGCCGCGTCAGGCTGCTGGTCGATATGGCGAAACGGGACAATCTGACGCTGCGCGAGCTGGCTGCGGTGGCCGCAGGCTCCCGTGGGCATCGGGTGATTGTCGGCACGGCAGAAGAGATTGCTGATGACTTCCAGCAATGGCTTGAGCAGGAAGGTGCGGATGGTTTTAACATCATGCCCGCCATCATGCCGGAACAGCTGGATCTGTTTATTGAACTGGTGGTGCCGGAGTTACAGCGCCGTGGCTTGTTCCGTAAGGAGTATGAGTACACCACGCTGCGCGGCAATCTGGGACTGCCGGATTATCAATAA
- a CDS encoding iron-containing alcohol dehydrogenase family protein has translation MFSIKSPRNYYQLAGVRAQAGDYLSPLSQHIYIISSTQAWQAVNPELEKSLQAAGIRYRLALLTTGCTDEATERLTAEAQQEGASLILGVGGGQVLDVAKAVGNALIDNANAAGDTQAGIAIVTMPTLAATCAAWSPVTIIYDEKGGHLRSQPLGVMPELVLVDSEVIARSDVRYLKAGIVDALAKWYEFQPYQQHNPDSLALDMKALVARRAVDVFLAHGAQALVDNQQQRVSPALIKTIDACIALAGMANSLRDSLPTPGFAHAIHNRLTHLPELHDWLHGEKVGFSLLVQSIMQHPDGKPDAELLALLRQYDAPLTLSPLTGERGEAIRTLAHEIKFPPACAARLPFEISPQALEKALLATEIG, from the coding sequence GTGTTTTCAATTAAATCTCCACGCAATTATTATCAGCTGGCCGGAGTCAGAGCGCAGGCTGGTGATTATCTTTCGCCGCTGTCGCAGCATATTTATATTATTTCCAGCACGCAGGCCTGGCAGGCGGTGAATCCTGAACTGGAAAAAAGTTTGCAGGCGGCGGGTATTCGTTACCGGCTTGCCCTGCTAACGACTGGCTGCACCGATGAGGCGACAGAACGCCTGACAGCGGAAGCGCAGCAGGAAGGTGCCAGCCTGATCCTCGGCGTGGGCGGTGGCCAGGTTCTGGACGTGGCGAAAGCCGTGGGGAATGCGCTGATCGATAACGCAAACGCCGCTGGCGACACGCAGGCTGGCATAGCCATCGTCACGATGCCGACGCTGGCCGCCACCTGCGCGGCCTGGTCGCCCGTCACCATTATTTATGACGAGAAGGGCGGCCATTTACGCAGCCAGCCGCTGGGCGTGATGCCGGAACTGGTGCTGGTCGACAGCGAGGTTATTGCGCGCAGCGACGTGCGCTATCTGAAAGCGGGCATCGTCGATGCCCTTGCCAAATGGTATGAGTTTCAGCCTTACCAGCAGCACAATCCCGACAGTCTCGCGCTGGATATGAAAGCGCTGGTCGCCCGTCGCGCAGTAGACGTCTTCCTGGCGCATGGCGCACAGGCGCTGGTGGATAATCAGCAGCAGCGGGTTTCCCCGGCGCTGATTAAAACAATCGATGCCTGCATTGCTCTGGCCGGCATGGCTAACAGCCTGCGGGACAGTCTGCCAACGCCGGGTTTCGCTCATGCTATCCATAATCGGCTGACGCATCTGCCCGAGCTGCATGACTGGCTGCACGGCGAAAAGGTGGGTTTTAGCCTGCTGGTACAGTCGATTATGCAGCATCCTGACGGCAAGCCGGATGCAGAGCTGCTTGCCCTGCTGCGCCAGTACGATGCGCCGCTAACGCTCTCGCCCTTGACGGGGGAGAGGGGCGAGGCGATTCGCACCCTGGCGCACGAGATCAAATTTCCGCCCGCCTGCGCGGCGCGGCTGCCCTTTGAGATTTCCCCCCAGGCGCTGGAAAAAGCGCTGCTGGCGACGGAAATCGGCTAA
- a CDS encoding amidohydrolase: protein MKIAAEQRPLADFIQTFRQELHRYPELSNQEFETTARLRAVLDEHQIRILNLPLATGLVAEVGKPEGPLVVLRSDIDALPISEKSGVAFSSENPGVMHACGHDFHASAALGAAILLKRNETSLPGRIRILFQAAEEIGLGAPALLATGALNNASVIFGIHNDPTLPVGVVGSKAGPLTAGVDRFTITVTGNGSHAARPHDGNDPIVIAGQLIGALQTVIARNLPSAENAVLSITQIHSGTTWNVIPDSAWLEGTVRTFSQSARELIERRFRELLNGFGTAFAAEIALDWQAGPPSVINDEAWVDFALEQAPAAGFEARRVAASPIGEDFAFYQQQLPGAFLMIGSGGPFALHHPEFRVDDRALFPTADYLANLAVKALEQLAQR, encoded by the coding sequence ATGAAGATAGCCGCAGAACAACGGCCACTGGCCGATTTTATTCAGACTTTTCGCCAGGAGTTACATCGCTATCCCGAATTGTCCAATCAGGAGTTTGAAACCACCGCCCGCCTGCGTGCCGTGCTGGATGAACATCAAATCCGCATTCTTAACCTACCGCTGGCAACCGGACTGGTGGCCGAAGTTGGCAAGCCAGAGGGCCCGCTGGTGGTGCTGCGCTCCGATATTGACGCGCTGCCCATTTCTGAGAAGTCCGGCGTCGCGTTCAGTTCTGAAAACCCCGGCGTGATGCATGCCTGCGGCCATGATTTTCACGCTTCTGCGGCGCTGGGCGCGGCGATCCTGCTAAAGCGCAATGAGACGTCGTTGCCGGGGCGGATACGCATTCTGTTTCAGGCCGCGGAAGAGATTGGCCTGGGCGCACCCGCTTTGCTGGCAACCGGCGCGCTGAACAACGCCAGCGTGATTTTCGGCATCCATAACGACCCCACGCTCCCGGTTGGCGTGGTCGGCAGTAAAGCCGGGCCGCTCACCGCTGGCGTAGACCGCTTTACCATTACCGTTACCGGCAACGGCAGTCATGCTGCGCGTCCGCATGATGGCAACGATCCGATCGTGATCGCCGGGCAACTGATCGGCGCACTGCAAACGGTGATCGCCCGTAACCTGCCTTCCGCTGAAAATGCCGTGCTGTCGATCACCCAGATCCACAGCGGCACGACCTGGAACGTGATCCCTGACAGCGCCTGGCTGGAAGGGACGGTGCGTACCTTCAGTCAGTCGGCGCGCGAGCTGATTGAACGTCGCTTCCGCGAGCTGCTTAACGGATTTGGCACCGCGTTTGCCGCAGAGATTGCGCTGGACTGGCAGGCCGGGCCGCCGTCGGTTATCAATGATGAAGCCTGGGTAGATTTCGCCCTTGAGCAGGCGCCTGCCGCAGGATTTGAAGCGAGGCGGGTGGCAGCCAGCCCCATCGGCGAGGATTTTGCTTTTTACCAGCAGCAGCTCCCCGGCGCGTTTCTGATGATTGGCTCAGGCGGCCCGTTCGCCCTGCATCATCCTGAGTTCCGTGTTGATGACCGTGCGCTGTTTCCTACGGCGGATTATCTGGCCAACCTCGCCGTGAAGGCGCTGGAGCAGCTCGCGCAGCGCTGA
- a CDS encoding MmgE/PrpD family protein, with amino-acid sequence MNITHELATRIVESQPTATARERARAGLLDFIAVTLPVLRGETADSGLAALQSVCFARDSQTRALLLGYAGHALDFDDFHPDFRGHPGTVILPALLAFAGEHPCTPDAFLDACVTGVETAGRLGLAAGQRHYQQGFHNTATLGTLAAAAAMARLSGASVIQTEILLGIAATQASGLRAQFGSAVKPLHAGLAAQAAVFATKLALAGFDGQRQGVIDGFLAACCAGSDPDRLVAQWGAPWRIEVPGLEFKPYATCSGTHSAADAARQLRERWLASHASSHPLAEAVVRIEVAFPPGGDIAAAIRQPANGIEARFSLEYVIASCLLYDGVALEDVAEGPVNPEIAALAARVERCPDPSAPPDEHDPSARFHEVRLFFADGQSSGSRVTRQQSLSKPVDLVKKLQSCLAGASVAERQHIVALCELRTQDALSGLIKLLDERLRPLH; translated from the coding sequence ATGAATATTACCCATGAGCTGGCAACACGGATTGTGGAAAGTCAGCCAACGGCGACAGCCCGGGAACGCGCTCGCGCCGGTCTGCTGGATTTTATTGCGGTTACGCTGCCGGTACTGCGCGGTGAAACGGCAGACAGCGGCCTGGCGGCCCTTCAGTCGGTCTGTTTCGCCCGCGACAGCCAGACGCGCGCGCTGCTGTTGGGCTATGCCGGACACGCGCTCGACTTTGATGATTTCCATCCCGATTTTCGTGGCCATCCCGGCACGGTGATCCTGCCTGCCCTGCTGGCTTTTGCCGGAGAACATCCCTGCACGCCGGACGCGTTTCTGGATGCCTGTGTGACTGGCGTTGAGACGGCAGGAAGGCTCGGCCTGGCGGCGGGCCAGCGCCACTATCAGCAGGGATTCCATAATACCGCGACGCTCGGAACGTTGGCCGCGGCGGCGGCCATGGCGCGCCTGAGCGGAGCGAGCGTTATTCAGACAGAAATTCTGCTTGGCATTGCCGCGACCCAGGCCAGCGGATTGCGCGCCCAGTTTGGTTCAGCGGTAAAGCCGCTGCATGCCGGGCTGGCCGCGCAGGCGGCGGTGTTTGCGACAAAGCTGGCGCTCGCAGGCTTTGACGGTCAGCGCCAGGGCGTAATAGACGGATTTTTAGCGGCATGCTGTGCCGGTAGCGACCCGGATCGTCTGGTGGCCCAATGGGGAGCACCGTGGCGGATTGAGGTGCCGGGGCTGGAATTCAAGCCTTACGCTACCTGTAGCGGCACCCACAGCGCGGCCGATGCTGCACGCCAGCTGCGTGAGCGCTGGCTGGCGTCTCACGCTTCATCGCACCCGCTGGCGGAAGCCGTTGTCCGTATCGAAGTGGCTTTCCCGCCCGGGGGGGATATTGCTGCGGCCATCCGTCAGCCGGCGAACGGTATCGAAGCGCGCTTCAGTCTGGAATACGTGATTGCTTCCTGCCTGCTGTACGACGGCGTAGCGCTGGAAGACGTCGCAGAAGGCCCGGTGAATCCAGAGATTGCCGCCCTGGCCGCACGGGTTGAACGTTGTCCCGATCCCTCGGCGCCACCGGATGAACACGATCCTTCCGCCCGCTTCCACGAGGTCAGGCTCTTTTTCGCTGACGGACAGTCATCAGGCAGCCGCGTGACGCGCCAGCAAAGCCTTAGCAAGCCGGTCGATTTGGTTAAGAAGCTGCAAAGCTGTCTGGCCGGCGCTTCCGTTGCTGAGCGCCAGCATATCGTTGCGCTGTGCGAATTGCGGACTCAGGATGCGTTGTCCGGGCTGATAAAGCTGTTGGACGAAAGGCTACGTCCGCTGCACTGA
- a CDS encoding molybdopterin-dependent oxidoreductase: MSVTRAMHSSHWGAFSARRENDRLTIVPFSGDPDPSPLLQNFENVLSHPVRVAMPCVRRGWLENGPGPDARRGADEYIAVSWEDAYALAAKELKRVADEGGPEAVFGGSYGWSSAGRFHHAQSQVHRFLNTTIGGYVRSVNSYSSGAASVILPHIVGDMNEIARRGVSWKEIAQHTEVVLSFGGLALKNSQVASGGLSEHTERGFMQQAAARGTRFISVSPLQSDLPEEAQGEWLAICPGTDAALILALLSTLYQRGWSDESFLARYCTGWETLVAYLNGEEDGQVRDAAWAAAICGITAEKIEALAEQLHGKRTIISVAHSLQRAEHGEQPVWLGLVLAAALGQPGLPGGGFSYALGALGHYGKHHNRVSFPALPQGKNGIDRLIPVASIADMLLHPGEKFHYNGRHLTYPHIKLAWWAGGNPFHHHQDLARLRRAFSKLDTLIVHEVAWTATARHADIVFPATMTLEREDVGGAPTDRHLIAMQPVAQPYGEAKDDYTIFSELARRLGKEQAFTEGRSARQWLAHLYQQMRAKLQDIAVNVPDFDTFWQQGVLELPQTEDGGRLLRNFRADPQHSPLPTPSGKIEIYSARLAGFHYADCPGHPVWLEPVQKPDDAHPFWLLANQPASRLHSQLDFGRYSVSQKREGREVCRMHPDDAQQKGIGEGDVVEIFNQRGSVLACVQLSRQVRTGVVQLPTGAWYDPVDPLADKPQCRHGNPNVLTRDAGTSSLSQGCTGQITVVQVRRYDRVAPAVRAFTPPRISGLKEVQAQCSGRSLSSNSFISPDNAS, translated from the coding sequence ATGTCCGTGACCCGCGCGATGCACAGCTCACACTGGGGTGCGTTTAGCGCGCGCCGTGAAAACGATCGTCTGACCATCGTTCCCTTCAGCGGCGATCCCGATCCCAGCCCGCTGTTGCAGAATTTTGAAAATGTCCTGAGTCATCCTGTGCGGGTGGCAATGCCCTGCGTGCGTCGTGGCTGGCTGGAAAACGGCCCCGGTCCCGACGCGCGTCGTGGCGCGGATGAGTATATCGCTGTCAGTTGGGAAGACGCTTACGCGCTGGCCGCGAAGGAACTGAAGCGGGTCGCTGACGAAGGCGGCCCGGAAGCGGTATTTGGCGGATCCTATGGCTGGTCGAGCGCCGGACGTTTCCACCATGCGCAAAGCCAGGTGCATCGCTTTCTCAATACCACCATCGGCGGCTATGTTCGCTCGGTGAACAGCTACAGTTCCGGCGCGGCTTCAGTCATTCTGCCGCACATCGTTGGCGACATGAACGAGATCGCCCGTCGTGGCGTCAGTTGGAAGGAGATAGCTCAACATACGGAAGTCGTGCTCTCTTTTGGCGGCCTCGCATTGAAAAATTCCCAGGTCGCAAGTGGCGGATTGAGCGAGCACACCGAGCGAGGGTTTATGCAGCAGGCTGCGGCACGCGGCACAAGGTTTATCTCAGTCAGTCCATTGCAAAGCGATTTACCGGAAGAGGCGCAGGGGGAATGGCTGGCGATATGTCCCGGCACCGATGCGGCGCTGATCCTGGCGCTGCTGAGTACGCTTTACCAGCGCGGCTGGAGTGATGAATCCTTCCTGGCCCGCTACTGCACAGGCTGGGAAACGCTGGTGGCTTACCTCAACGGCGAAGAAGATGGACAGGTGCGTGATGCGGCCTGGGCCGCAGCGATCTGCGGCATCACGGCGGAAAAGATTGAAGCGCTGGCGGAACAGCTGCACGGCAAACGGACGATTATCAGCGTGGCACACTCGCTTCAGCGCGCGGAGCATGGTGAACAGCCGGTCTGGCTCGGTCTGGTGCTGGCGGCAGCGCTGGGGCAGCCAGGCCTGCCCGGCGGCGGTTTTTCCTATGCGCTTGGTGCGCTGGGGCATTACGGCAAGCATCATAACCGCGTCAGCTTTCCCGCGTTGCCGCAGGGCAAAAACGGCATTGACCGGCTGATCCCGGTCGCCAGCATCGCCGATATGCTGCTGCATCCGGGCGAAAAATTTCACTATAACGGCCGCCATCTGACCTATCCCCATATCAAACTGGCGTGGTGGGCGGGCGGTAATCCTTTTCATCATCATCAGGATCTGGCGCGTCTGCGGCGGGCATTCAGCAAGCTTGATACGCTGATTGTGCATGAGGTGGCGTGGACCGCGACGGCCCGTCATGCGGATATTGTTTTTCCGGCCACGATGACGCTGGAGCGGGAAGACGTTGGCGGCGCACCAACGGATCGCCACCTGATAGCTATGCAGCCGGTGGCGCAGCCCTATGGCGAAGCGAAAGACGATTACACCATTTTCAGCGAACTCGCCCGGCGACTGGGGAAAGAGCAGGCTTTTACCGAAGGCCGCTCGGCAAGGCAGTGGCTGGCGCATCTTTATCAACAAATGCGGGCGAAATTGCAGGATATTGCAGTTAACGTGCCGGACTTTGATACTTTTTGGCAGCAAGGTGTACTGGAACTGCCGCAAACCGAAGACGGCGGCAGGCTGCTGCGAAATTTCCGTGCCGATCCGCAGCATTCCCCTTTACCGACGCCGAGCGGAAAGATCGAAATCTACTCCGCACGGCTTGCCGGTTTTCACTACGCCGACTGCCCTGGCCATCCCGTCTGGCTGGAGCCGGTACAAAAACCGGATGACGCGCACCCGTTCTGGCTGCTTGCCAATCAGCCCGCTTCCCGTCTTCACAGCCAGCTCGATTTTGGCCGCTACAGCGTGAGCCAGAAGCGTGAAGGCCGCGAAGTGTGCCGCATGCATCCAGATGACGCGCAGCAAAAGGGCATTGGTGAGGGTGATGTTGTCGAAATTTTTAATCAGCGAGGCTCGGTGCTGGCCTGTGTACAGCTGAGTCGGCAGGTGAGAACCGGCGTGGTACAGCTGCCTACCGGTGCCTGGTACGATCCGGTCGATCCGCTGGCTGACAAACCGCAGTGCCGGCACGGCAATCCCAATGTACTGACGCGGGATGCGGGAACCTCTTCCCTGAGCCAGGGTTGCACCGGGCAGATTACCGTTGTCCAGGTGCGGCGATACGACAGGGTAGCGCCAGCGGTGCGGGCATTTACGCCGCCGCGAATTTCTGGATTAAAGGAAGTACAGGCTCAGTGCAGCGGACGTAGCCTTTCGTCCAACAGCTTTATCAGCCCGGACAACGCATCCTGA